A region from the Prionailurus viverrinus isolate Anna chromosome E2, UM_Priviv_1.0, whole genome shotgun sequence genome encodes:
- the ZSCAN18 gene encoding zinc finger and SCAN domain-containing protein 18 isoform X4 has product MLPLEKAFANPRSSPAPPELPMLGSAAEDQQEDSRSGLGEVPANLESSRLHFRNFIYQEAAGPHQALDQLYELCRQWLRPEAHSKEQMLELLVLEQFLSALPDKVRSSVVAQHPENCQKAASLVKDLADALEEPDGSVKTGEDVEPSETQAAPNISCPAPDPVLLEQGCAGDKKPEQPKPAKAEPKKLTFPEMPLYLGEWGHLDPAEENLKTFRKLLLWGYQLAQPDDTCRLETEELRLVEAEPPEGSFSGDRRWQESKESMCETLMERITREILVCPLTGAAPEEEEQPQKVLEPQEREPSPVPRAQRQSVIREPAQDRGTAGESPTVPVAPAAPRQGLGRKRPHSKDVGGQGPEPVSSMSHPQQRHVKEPAASGLGAGSLGASCSAADEPGLSRGKPYACSECGETFAWISHFIDHLRSHSGRKLYACQGCWKTFHFSLALAEHQKTHEKEKGYALGWALGPHPAACGAHAGGRLRGLPGCVAGDIFPVQPEAQR; this is encoded by the exons ATGTTGCCGCTGGAGAAGGCGTTTGCCAACCCCAGGagctccccagctcccccagaACTGCCCATGCTAGGATCAGCAGCTGAGGACCAGCAAGAGGACTCCAGGAGTGGCCTTGGGGAGGTCCCTGCCAACCTTGAGTCCTCCCGCCTGCATTTCCGGAACTTCATCTACCAGGAAGCTGCAGGGCCCCACCAGGCCCTGGACCAGCTGTATGAGCTGTGCCGCCAGTGGCTGCGCCCTGAGGCACACTCCAAGGAGCAGATGCTGGAACTGCTGGTGCTGGAGCAGTTCCTGAGCGCCCTGCCGGACAAAGTACGGTCCTCAGTGGTGGCACAGCATCCTGAGAACTGCCAGAAGGCAGCCTCCCTGGTGAAGGACCTTGCCGATGCCCTAGAGGAGCCAG ATGGGTCCGTGAAGACTGGGGAAGACGTGGAGCCCAGTGAGACCCAGGCCGCCCCCAACATCT CCTGTCCTGCTCCAGACCCTGTGCTTCTGGAACAAGGGTGTGCCGGGGACAAGAAACCCGAACAGCCCAAGCCTGCTAAGGCTGAGCCAAAG AAGTTGACATTTCCGGAGATGCCTCTGTACCTGGGGGAATGGGGCCACCTGGACCCGGCAGAGGAGAACCTGAAGACCTTCCGGAAACTGCTCCTGTGGG GGTACCAGCTCGCCCAGCCTGATGACACCTGCAGGCTGGAGACAGAAGAGCTTCGGTTGGTTGAAGCTGAACCGCCGGAAGGCAGCTTCTCAG GGGATAGGAGGTGGCAGGAAAGTAAAGAGAGCATGTGCGAAACGCTGATGGAGAGGATCACAAGGGAAATTCTCGTTTGCCCCTTGACGGGTGCTGCTCCGGAGGAGGAAGAGCAGCCGCAGAAGGTTCTGGAACCTCAGGAGAGGGAACCAAGccctgtccccagagcccagaggCAGTCAGTCATCCGGGAGCCAGCCCAGGACAGGGGCACAGCAGGGGAGAGCCCTACTGTGCCTGTAGCTCCAGCTGCCCCACGCCAAGGCCTTGGAAGAAAAAGGCCCCACTCGAAGGATGTGGGCGGGCAGGGCCCTGAGCCTGTCTCCAGCATGAGCCACCCCCAGCAGCGCCATGTGAAGGAGCCCGCTGCATCTGGCCTCGGCGCAGGGTCCCTGGGCGCGAGTTGCTCTGCTGCCGATGAGCCTGGGCTGTCCCGAGGGAAGCCCTACGCGTGCAGCGAGTGTGGGGAGACCTTTGCGTGGATCTCACATTTCATTGACCATCTCCGAAGCCACAGCGGCAGGAAGCTGTACGCGTGCCAGGGCTGCTGGAAGACCTTCCACTTCAGCCTGGCCCTGGCCGAGCATCAGAAGACCCATGAGAAGGAGAAAGGCTACGCGCTGGGGTGGGCCCTGGGACCCCACCCTGCTGCGTGTGGTGCCCACGCTGGCGGGAGGCTCCGTGGGCTCCCGGGGTGTGTGGCAGGTGACATTTTCCCTGTGCAGCCTGAGGCTCAGCGATGA
- the ZSCAN18 gene encoding zinc finger and SCAN domain-containing protein 18 isoform X1, giving the protein MVLPIFTVVQPTPQLILGRFHRSDPDPLVCPRQPRSYFPSLWICQSTYMESDTPTAPRSWAAVAGEMSERIFTFHGGGHQCPVLHCRVFSGKAGLLRKRPHHSCAHTHFPKFLRRVRKKTCCSYVNLPSTTGALSLDSHISQCRFGKMLPLEKAFANPRSSPAPPELPMLGSAAEDQQEDSRSGLGEVPANLESSRLHFRNFIYQEAAGPHQALDQLYELCRQWLRPEAHSKEQMLELLVLEQFLSALPDKVRSSVVAQHPENCQKAASLVKDLADALEEPDGSVKTGEDVEPSETQAAPNISCPAPDPVLLEQGCAGDKKPEQPKPAKAEPKKLTFPEMPLYLGEWGHLDPAEENLKTFRKLLLWGYQLAQPDDTCRLETEELRLVEAEPPEGSFSGDRRWQESKESMCETLMERITREILVCPLTGAAPEEEEQPQKVLEPQEREPSPVPRAQRQSVIREPAQDRGTAGESPTVPVAPAAPRQGLGRKRPHSKDVGGQGPEPVSSMSHPQQRHVKEPAASGLGAGSLGASCSAADEPGLSRGKPYACSECGETFAWISHFIDHLRSHSGRKLYACQGCWKTFHFSLALAEHQKTHEKEKGYALGWALGPHPAACGAHAGGRLRGLPGCVAGDIFPVQPEAQR; this is encoded by the exons ATGGTTTTGCCCATATTCACAGTTGTACAGCCAACACCACAGCTGATTTTAGGACGTTTTCATCGCTCTGACCCTGACCCCCTCGTCTGCCCCCGGCAGCCACGGAGCTACTTTccgtctctgtggatttgccagTCCACGTACATGGAGTCAGACACCCCCACCGCCCCGAGGTCCTGGGCCGCAGTCGCTGGTGAAATGTCAGAGCGCATCTTCACTTTCCATGGAGGAGGTCATCAATGCCCGGTCCTGCATTGCAGAGTTTTCTCTGGAAAAGCAGGATTGCTGAGGAAACGTCCTCACCACAGCTGTGCTCACACACATTTTCCTAAATTCCTCAGACGTGTTCGGAAGAAAACATG CTGCAGTTACGTGAACTTGCCCTCCACGACAGGTGCCCTATCCCTGGATAGTCACATTTCCCAGTGTAGGTTTGGAAAGATGTTGCCGCTGGAGAAGGCGTTTGCCAACCCCAGGagctccccagctcccccagaACTGCCCATGCTAGGATCAGCAGCTGAGGACCAGCAAGAGGACTCCAGGAGTGGCCTTGGGGAGGTCCCTGCCAACCTTGAGTCCTCCCGCCTGCATTTCCGGAACTTCATCTACCAGGAAGCTGCAGGGCCCCACCAGGCCCTGGACCAGCTGTATGAGCTGTGCCGCCAGTGGCTGCGCCCTGAGGCACACTCCAAGGAGCAGATGCTGGAACTGCTGGTGCTGGAGCAGTTCCTGAGCGCCCTGCCGGACAAAGTACGGTCCTCAGTGGTGGCACAGCATCCTGAGAACTGCCAGAAGGCAGCCTCCCTGGTGAAGGACCTTGCCGATGCCCTAGAGGAGCCAG ATGGGTCCGTGAAGACTGGGGAAGACGTGGAGCCCAGTGAGACCCAGGCCGCCCCCAACATCT CCTGTCCTGCTCCAGACCCTGTGCTTCTGGAACAAGGGTGTGCCGGGGACAAGAAACCCGAACAGCCCAAGCCTGCTAAGGCTGAGCCAAAG AAGTTGACATTTCCGGAGATGCCTCTGTACCTGGGGGAATGGGGCCACCTGGACCCGGCAGAGGAGAACCTGAAGACCTTCCGGAAACTGCTCCTGTGGG GGTACCAGCTCGCCCAGCCTGATGACACCTGCAGGCTGGAGACAGAAGAGCTTCGGTTGGTTGAAGCTGAACCGCCGGAAGGCAGCTTCTCAG GGGATAGGAGGTGGCAGGAAAGTAAAGAGAGCATGTGCGAAACGCTGATGGAGAGGATCACAAGGGAAATTCTCGTTTGCCCCTTGACGGGTGCTGCTCCGGAGGAGGAAGAGCAGCCGCAGAAGGTTCTGGAACCTCAGGAGAGGGAACCAAGccctgtccccagagcccagaggCAGTCAGTCATCCGGGAGCCAGCCCAGGACAGGGGCACAGCAGGGGAGAGCCCTACTGTGCCTGTAGCTCCAGCTGCCCCACGCCAAGGCCTTGGAAGAAAAAGGCCCCACTCGAAGGATGTGGGCGGGCAGGGCCCTGAGCCTGTCTCCAGCATGAGCCACCCCCAGCAGCGCCATGTGAAGGAGCCCGCTGCATCTGGCCTCGGCGCAGGGTCCCTGGGCGCGAGTTGCTCTGCTGCCGATGAGCCTGGGCTGTCCCGAGGGAAGCCCTACGCGTGCAGCGAGTGTGGGGAGACCTTTGCGTGGATCTCACATTTCATTGACCATCTCCGAAGCCACAGCGGCAGGAAGCTGTACGCGTGCCAGGGCTGCTGGAAGACCTTCCACTTCAGCCTGGCCCTGGCCGAGCATCAGAAGACCCATGAGAAGGAGAAAGGCTACGCGCTGGGGTGGGCCCTGGGACCCCACCCTGCTGCGTGTGGTGCCCACGCTGGCGGGAGGCTCCGTGGGCTCCCGGGGTGTGTGGCAGGTGACATTTTCCCTGTGCAGCCTGAGGCTCAGCGATGA
- the ZSCAN18 gene encoding zinc finger and SCAN domain-containing protein 18 isoform X2, which translates to MQVKPVLFKVQLYFGFLVVLRRGAILAPRPPKCGRKSGIHPNLAWYPMHRVYVVGMNCSYVNLPSTTGALSLDSHISQCRFGKMLPLEKAFANPRSSPAPPELPMLGSAAEDQQEDSRSGLGEVPANLESSRLHFRNFIYQEAAGPHQALDQLYELCRQWLRPEAHSKEQMLELLVLEQFLSALPDKVRSSVVAQHPENCQKAASLVKDLADALEEPDGSVKTGEDVEPSETQAAPNISCPAPDPVLLEQGCAGDKKPEQPKPAKAEPKKLTFPEMPLYLGEWGHLDPAEENLKTFRKLLLWGYQLAQPDDTCRLETEELRLVEAEPPEGSFSGDRRWQESKESMCETLMERITREILVCPLTGAAPEEEEQPQKVLEPQEREPSPVPRAQRQSVIREPAQDRGTAGESPTVPVAPAAPRQGLGRKRPHSKDVGGQGPEPVSSMSHPQQRHVKEPAASGLGAGSLGASCSAADEPGLSRGKPYACSECGETFAWISHFIDHLRSHSGRKLYACQGCWKTFHFSLALAEHQKTHEKEKGYALGWALGPHPAACGAHAGGRLRGLPGCVAGDIFPVQPEAQR; encoded by the exons ATGCAGGTCAAACCTGTATTGTTCAAGGTTCAGctgtattttggatttttagTTGTCTTAAGAAGAGGAGCAATCCTGGCACCTAGGCCTCCCAAATGTGGAAGGAAGTCTGGGATACACCCAAATCTGGCATGGTATCCCATGCATCGAGTATACGTTGTTGGAATGAA CTGCAGTTACGTGAACTTGCCCTCCACGACAGGTGCCCTATCCCTGGATAGTCACATTTCCCAGTGTAGGTTTGGAAAGATGTTGCCGCTGGAGAAGGCGTTTGCCAACCCCAGGagctccccagctcccccagaACTGCCCATGCTAGGATCAGCAGCTGAGGACCAGCAAGAGGACTCCAGGAGTGGCCTTGGGGAGGTCCCTGCCAACCTTGAGTCCTCCCGCCTGCATTTCCGGAACTTCATCTACCAGGAAGCTGCAGGGCCCCACCAGGCCCTGGACCAGCTGTATGAGCTGTGCCGCCAGTGGCTGCGCCCTGAGGCACACTCCAAGGAGCAGATGCTGGAACTGCTGGTGCTGGAGCAGTTCCTGAGCGCCCTGCCGGACAAAGTACGGTCCTCAGTGGTGGCACAGCATCCTGAGAACTGCCAGAAGGCAGCCTCCCTGGTGAAGGACCTTGCCGATGCCCTAGAGGAGCCAG ATGGGTCCGTGAAGACTGGGGAAGACGTGGAGCCCAGTGAGACCCAGGCCGCCCCCAACATCT CCTGTCCTGCTCCAGACCCTGTGCTTCTGGAACAAGGGTGTGCCGGGGACAAGAAACCCGAACAGCCCAAGCCTGCTAAGGCTGAGCCAAAG AAGTTGACATTTCCGGAGATGCCTCTGTACCTGGGGGAATGGGGCCACCTGGACCCGGCAGAGGAGAACCTGAAGACCTTCCGGAAACTGCTCCTGTGGG GGTACCAGCTCGCCCAGCCTGATGACACCTGCAGGCTGGAGACAGAAGAGCTTCGGTTGGTTGAAGCTGAACCGCCGGAAGGCAGCTTCTCAG GGGATAGGAGGTGGCAGGAAAGTAAAGAGAGCATGTGCGAAACGCTGATGGAGAGGATCACAAGGGAAATTCTCGTTTGCCCCTTGACGGGTGCTGCTCCGGAGGAGGAAGAGCAGCCGCAGAAGGTTCTGGAACCTCAGGAGAGGGAACCAAGccctgtccccagagcccagaggCAGTCAGTCATCCGGGAGCCAGCCCAGGACAGGGGCACAGCAGGGGAGAGCCCTACTGTGCCTGTAGCTCCAGCTGCCCCACGCCAAGGCCTTGGAAGAAAAAGGCCCCACTCGAAGGATGTGGGCGGGCAGGGCCCTGAGCCTGTCTCCAGCATGAGCCACCCCCAGCAGCGCCATGTGAAGGAGCCCGCTGCATCTGGCCTCGGCGCAGGGTCCCTGGGCGCGAGTTGCTCTGCTGCCGATGAGCCTGGGCTGTCCCGAGGGAAGCCCTACGCGTGCAGCGAGTGTGGGGAGACCTTTGCGTGGATCTCACATTTCATTGACCATCTCCGAAGCCACAGCGGCAGGAAGCTGTACGCGTGCCAGGGCTGCTGGAAGACCTTCCACTTCAGCCTGGCCCTGGCCGAGCATCAGAAGACCCATGAGAAGGAGAAAGGCTACGCGCTGGGGTGGGCCCTGGGACCCCACCCTGCTGCGTGTGGTGCCCACGCTGGCGGGAGGCTCCGTGGGCTCCCGGGGTGTGTGGCAGGTGACATTTTCCCTGTGCAGCCTGAGGCTCAGCGATGA
- the ZSCAN18 gene encoding zinc finger and SCAN domain-containing protein 18 isoform X3, with amino-acid sequence MLGSGCPMACFSLSVCSHVCLSCAGLRSQSILPSLVSLPCSCSYVNLPSTTGALSLDSHISQCRFGKMLPLEKAFANPRSSPAPPELPMLGSAAEDQQEDSRSGLGEVPANLESSRLHFRNFIYQEAAGPHQALDQLYELCRQWLRPEAHSKEQMLELLVLEQFLSALPDKVRSSVVAQHPENCQKAASLVKDLADALEEPDGSVKTGEDVEPSETQAAPNISCPAPDPVLLEQGCAGDKKPEQPKPAKAEPKKLTFPEMPLYLGEWGHLDPAEENLKTFRKLLLWGYQLAQPDDTCRLETEELRLVEAEPPEGSFSGDRRWQESKESMCETLMERITREILVCPLTGAAPEEEEQPQKVLEPQEREPSPVPRAQRQSVIREPAQDRGTAGESPTVPVAPAAPRQGLGRKRPHSKDVGGQGPEPVSSMSHPQQRHVKEPAASGLGAGSLGASCSAADEPGLSRGKPYACSECGETFAWISHFIDHLRSHSGRKLYACQGCWKTFHFSLALAEHQKTHEKEKGYALGWALGPHPAACGAHAGGRLRGLPGCVAGDIFPVQPEAQR; translated from the exons ATGTTGGGGTCTGGATGCCCCATGGCTTGCTTCTCATTGTCTGTCTGTAGTCATGTCTGTCTGTCCTGTGCAGGGCTGAGATCCCAGAGCATCCTgccatccctggtgtctctcccTTGCAGCTGCAGTTACGTGAACTTGCCCTCCACGACAGGTGCCCTATCCCTGGATAGTCACATTTCCCAGTGTAGGTTTGGAAAGATGTTGCCGCTGGAGAAGGCGTTTGCCAACCCCAGGagctccccagctcccccagaACTGCCCATGCTAGGATCAGCAGCTGAGGACCAGCAAGAGGACTCCAGGAGTGGCCTTGGGGAGGTCCCTGCCAACCTTGAGTCCTCCCGCCTGCATTTCCGGAACTTCATCTACCAGGAAGCTGCAGGGCCCCACCAGGCCCTGGACCAGCTGTATGAGCTGTGCCGCCAGTGGCTGCGCCCTGAGGCACACTCCAAGGAGCAGATGCTGGAACTGCTGGTGCTGGAGCAGTTCCTGAGCGCCCTGCCGGACAAAGTACGGTCCTCAGTGGTGGCACAGCATCCTGAGAACTGCCAGAAGGCAGCCTCCCTGGTGAAGGACCTTGCCGATGCCCTAGAGGAGCCAG ATGGGTCCGTGAAGACTGGGGAAGACGTGGAGCCCAGTGAGACCCAGGCCGCCCCCAACATCT CCTGTCCTGCTCCAGACCCTGTGCTTCTGGAACAAGGGTGTGCCGGGGACAAGAAACCCGAACAGCCCAAGCCTGCTAAGGCTGAGCCAAAG AAGTTGACATTTCCGGAGATGCCTCTGTACCTGGGGGAATGGGGCCACCTGGACCCGGCAGAGGAGAACCTGAAGACCTTCCGGAAACTGCTCCTGTGGG GGTACCAGCTCGCCCAGCCTGATGACACCTGCAGGCTGGAGACAGAAGAGCTTCGGTTGGTTGAAGCTGAACCGCCGGAAGGCAGCTTCTCAG GGGATAGGAGGTGGCAGGAAAGTAAAGAGAGCATGTGCGAAACGCTGATGGAGAGGATCACAAGGGAAATTCTCGTTTGCCCCTTGACGGGTGCTGCTCCGGAGGAGGAAGAGCAGCCGCAGAAGGTTCTGGAACCTCAGGAGAGGGAACCAAGccctgtccccagagcccagaggCAGTCAGTCATCCGGGAGCCAGCCCAGGACAGGGGCACAGCAGGGGAGAGCCCTACTGTGCCTGTAGCTCCAGCTGCCCCACGCCAAGGCCTTGGAAGAAAAAGGCCCCACTCGAAGGATGTGGGCGGGCAGGGCCCTGAGCCTGTCTCCAGCATGAGCCACCCCCAGCAGCGCCATGTGAAGGAGCCCGCTGCATCTGGCCTCGGCGCAGGGTCCCTGGGCGCGAGTTGCTCTGCTGCCGATGAGCCTGGGCTGTCCCGAGGGAAGCCCTACGCGTGCAGCGAGTGTGGGGAGACCTTTGCGTGGATCTCACATTTCATTGACCATCTCCGAAGCCACAGCGGCAGGAAGCTGTACGCGTGCCAGGGCTGCTGGAAGACCTTCCACTTCAGCCTGGCCCTGGCCGAGCATCAGAAGACCCATGAGAAGGAGAAAGGCTACGCGCTGGGGTGGGCCCTGGGACCCCACCCTGCTGCGTGTGGTGCCCACGCTGGCGGGAGGCTCCGTGGGCTCCCGGGGTGTGTGGCAGGTGACATTTTCCCTGTGCAGCCTGAGGCTCAGCGATGA